From the genome of Spinacia oleracea cultivar Varoflay chromosome 2, BTI_SOV_V1, whole genome shotgun sequence, one region includes:
- the LOC130467446 gene encoding uncharacterized protein, whose amino-acid sequence MVMYLCVDLEMNLDRDWMYKRLDSDNYLRETFVEGVKEFIMYACEQEYYKQSKLMKCPCIKCKLVPYKDVDTVRIHLYMHGFRPNYYCWSCHGEEYSEGTREGVESSSSGLDSNPYTDMIMDAFGPQFEGLNEESFQNLEEEPHPEAKMFFDMLLNAQKPLYDGCKESLLSVASRVTNLKCEYNIPHRAVDGFTSLMRDICPDKSNMTDTFRATKKLLKGLELPHQKIDVCPNGCFLFWKDQSHLQKCPVCNEDRYKKRAKGKRVAKKQLIYFPVTPRLQRLYAVKATATEMRWHVENPREEGIMAHPCDGEAWKHFDNTYKEFAAEPRNVRLGLCTDGFSPFGNSGKSYSCWPVILTPYNLPPGLCMKRPFLFLSLIIPGPKSPKGKLDVYLQPLVEELKQLWNVGAMTYDVSKKQNFNMKAALLWTVSDFPAYGMLSGWSTAGRLACPYCMENTKSFTLKHGHKQTWFDCHRQFLPEDHVFRKNKSGFTKNKAEYSPPPPRLSGDELWERVSHLPKTIDHCELARDKTHNWMKQSIFWELPYWRKLLVRHNLDVMHVEKNFFDQLIHTVMNVKGKTKDNKEARKDLALHCKRRRLHLHDDSGASSSKTGDKMPDASFTLSKEKRKALCEWIKKLKFPDGYASNLSRCVDLNEGKLFGMKSHDCHVFMERLLPVALKELLPVIVWKTITEISQFFRDISSSLLKVEDVDMLEKNIPEIICKLERIFPPSFFNVMEHLPVHLPYETKVGGPVQYRWMYPFERFLHHLKRKIGNKARVEGSICNAYLTEEISNFCTHYFEPNIDTKANDMCRNVYEGDEGQVDVNVPELFSCNTGHTSKKGTKSFLVDVDYRAAHGYILSNCELLQDYERLFEEEMVKQNPRVSVNDVWRKFEHKFQEWFKQYVLSSDNEKGIIRTLAIGPSRAVQKYKHYYVNGYNFHTYEYGKDKSTMNYGVCVKSLEEVSYYGILEEVIELMYVGPTQCYKAMLFKCSWFDSGNGTNVHPQYKLVEVNHTKKYPRYDPFVLAYQAEQVYFAPYPSLKRDRDQWWAVFQMKARSIVDAPLDPLAFQEERNENPPQLSELNEDDFVHAHTNEDEMEGVSEEDEDLDDNIEEEEDEDLNDNIEEEEEFSSEMSIDDEEDGYESDLSTTSGDVDS is encoded by the exons ATGGTTATGTACTTATGTGTAGACCTAGAGATGAATCTCGATCGTGATTGGATGTACAAGAGACTTGATAGTGATAATTATCTTAGGGAAACGTTTGTTGAAGGGGTTAAAGAGTTTATAATGTATGCTTGTGAGCAAGAATATTACAAACAATCTAAACTGATGAAATGTCCATGCATCAAATGCAAGTTAGTGCCATATAAGGATGTCGATACTGTTAGGATTCATTTGTACATGCATGGATTTCGTCCGAATTATTATTGTTGGAGTTGTCATGGAGAAGAATACTCTGAGGGCACGAGAGAAGGTGTTGAGTCAAGCTCTAGTGGATTGGATTCGAATCCTTATACAGACATGATAATGGATGCATTTGGCCCTCAATTTGAAGGTTTAAATGAAGAGAGCTTCCAGAATTTAGAAGAAGAGCCACATCCAGAAGCAAAAATGTTTTTTGATATGCTACTAAATGCTCAGAAGCCTCTCTATGATGGGTGCAAAGAATCTTTATTGTCGGTAGCATCGAGGGTTACAAATTTGAAGTGCGAGTATAACATTCCTCATCGAGCCGTGGATGGTTTCACATCATTAATGAGAGACATATGTCCCGACAAAAGTAATATGACAGACACTTTTCGTGCCACAAAAAAATTGCTCAAGGGTCTTGAACTTCCGCATCAAAAGATTGACGTATGCCCTAATGGGTGTTTTTTGTTCTGGAAGGACCAATCACATCTTCAAAAGTGTCCTGTATGCAACGAAGATCGATACAAGAAAAGAGCTAAAGGGAAGCGTGTCGCAAAGAAGCAACTGATATACTTCCCTGTCACACCAAGGTTACAAAGGTTGTATGCTGTTAAGGCCACCGCCACAGAAATGAGATGGCATGTAGAGAATCCACGAGAAGAGGGTATTATGGCTCACCCTTGTGATGGAGAAGCATGGAAGCATTTCGATAACACCTATAAAGAGTTCGCCGCCGAACCTCGCAATGTTCGTCTTGGGTTGTGTACGGATGGTTTTTCCCCGTTTGGCAATTCAGGGAAAAGTTACTCATGTTGGCCTGTTATTCTTACACCTTATAACTTGCCACCGGGTTTGTGTATGAAAAGACCTTTTCTATTCTTGAGCTTGATTATCCCAGGCCCAAAGAGTCCTAAAGGAAAGCTTGACGTATACTTACAACCTCTAGTGGAGGAGTTGAAACAGTTGTGGAATGTTGGAGCTATGACTTATGACGTGTCAAAGAAGCAAAATTTTAACATGAAGGCAGCTCTATTGTGGACTGTGAGTGACTTTCCAGCTTACGGTATGCTATCCGGGTGGAGTACTGCTGGGAGGTTGGCATGTCCTTATTGCATGGAGAATACAAAGTCTTTCACTTTGAAACATGGTCATAAGCAAACATGGTTTGATTGCCATCGTCAATTTCTACCTGAAGATCATGTTTTTCGAAAGAACAAAAGTGGTTTCACCAAAAATAAGGCAGAATACTCCCCACCCCCACCAAGGTTGAGTGGTGATGAACTGTGGGAGCGTGTGTCACACTTGCCAAAAACAATTGATCATTGTGAGTTAGCTCGAGATAAAACACATAATTGGATGAAGCAAAGCATTTTTTGGGAACTTCCTTATTGGCGAAAGCTTTTGGTTCGGCATAACTTAGATGTGATGCATGTCGAGAAAAACTTTTTTGATCAATTAATCCATACAGTTATGAATGTTAAGGGGAAAACTAAGGATAATAAAGAAGCTAGGAAAGATTTGGCTCTACATTGCAAACGACGACGACTACATCTGCACGATGATAGTGGTGCTAGTAGTAGTAAAACGGGAGATAAGATGCCTGATGCTTCTTTTACACTTAGCAAGGAGAAAAGGAAAGCTTTATGTGAGTGGATCAAGAAATTGAAATTCCCTGATGGATATGCATCCAACCTAAGCAGATGTGTAGATTTAAATGAGGGAAAATTATTTGGCATGAAAAGCCATGATTGCCACGTGTTCATGGAGAGGTTGCTTCCAGTTGCATTGAAAGAATTGCTTCCCGTCATTGTGTGGAAGACAATTACTGAAATAAGCCAGTTCTTTAGGGATATAAGCTCATCACTGTTGAAAGTGGAGGATGTGGATATGTTGGAGAAAAATATTCCAGAGATCATTTGCAAACTAGAGAGAATTTTCCCACCCTCGTTCTTCAATGTTATGGAACATTTGCCTGTTCACTTGCCGTATGAGACAAAAGTCGGAGGACCCGTCCAGTATAGGTGGATGTATCCATTTGAAAG GTTCCTCCAtcatttaaaaagaaaaattggTAACAAAGCTCGAGTGGAAGGTTCTATTTGCAATGCATATCTTACGGAGGAGATATCTAACTTTTGCACCCATTATTTTGAGCCAAACATTGACACAAAGGCTAACGACATGTGTCGAAATGTATATGAAGGTGATGAAGGGCAAGTGGATGTAAATGTTCCTGAGTTGTTCTCTTGCAATACAGGACACACCTCTAAAAAGGGAACTAAAAGCTTTTTGGTTGATGTTGACTATCGTGCGGCCCATGGCTACATCCTTTCAAATTGTGAGCTATTACAAGATTATGAAAG gttgtttgaagaggaaatGGTTAAACAAAATCCACGTGTTAGTGTTAATGATGTGTGGAGGAAGTTTGAGCATAAATTCCAAGAATGGTTCAAGCAATAT GTTTTGAGTTCTGATAATGAGAAAGGAATAATTAGGACTCTTGCTATTGGTCCATCAAGAGCTGTTCAGAAATATAAGCATTATTATGTCAACGGCTATAATTTTCATACTTATGAATATGGGAAGGATAAGTCTACTATGAATTATGGAGTTTGTGTGAAGAGTTTGGAGGAGGTGAGCTATTATGGAATACTTGAGGAGGTGATTGAGTTGATGTATGTGGGGCCAACACAATGTTATAAAGCCATGTTGTTTAAGTGTTCCTGGTTTGACTCGGGAAATGGTACAAATGTGCATCCGCAATATAAGCTTGTCGAGGTTAACCATACAAAGAAGTATCCTAGATATGACCCTTTTGTGTTAGCCTATCAAGCAGAACAAGTATATTTTGCACCATACCCGAGCTTAAAAAGGGATCGAGATCAATGGTGGGCCGTGTTTCAAATGAAGGCTAGATCAATAGTTGATGCTCCTTTGGACCCATTAGCATTTCAGGAGGAGCGAAATGAGAACCCACCACAATTATCTGAGCTAAATGAGGATGATTTTGTCCATGCTCACACGAATGAAGATGAAATGGAAGGTGTGAGTGAAGAGGATGAAGACTTGGATGATAATATTGAAGAGGAAGAGGATGAAGACTTGAATGATAATATTGAAGAGGAAGAGGAGTTCAGTTCCGAAATGTCcatagatgatgaagaagatggATATGAAAGTGATTTAAGCACTACAAGTGGTGATGTGGATTCATAG